A window from Manis javanica isolate MJ-LG chromosome 10, MJ_LKY, whole genome shotgun sequence encodes these proteins:
- the MCM5 gene encoding DNA replication licensing factor MCM5, translated as MSGFDDPGIFYSDSFGGDTAADEGQARKSQLQRRFKEFLRQYRVGTDRTGFTFKYRDELKRHYNLGEYWIEVEMEDLASFDEDLADHLYKQPAEHLQLLEEAAKEVADEVTRPRPTGDEALQDIQVMLKSDASPSIIRSLKSDMMSHLVKIPGIIISASGVRARATRISIQCRSCRNTLTNIAMRPGLEGYALPRKCNTDQAGRPKCPLDPYFIMPDKCKCVDFQTLKLQELPDAVPHGEMPRHMQLYCDRYLCDKVVPGNRVTIMGIYSIKKFGLTSSRGRDRVGVGIRSSYIRVLGIQVDTDGSGRSFATAVTPQEEEEFRRLASLPNIYEVISKSIAPSIFGGTDMKKAIACLLFGGSRKRLPDGLTRRGDINLLMLGDPGTAKSQLLKFVEKCSPIGVYTSGKGSSAAGLTASVMRDPSSRNFVMEGGAMVLADGGVVCIDEFDKMREDDRVAIHEAMEQQTISIAKAGITTTLNSRCSVLAAANSVFGRWDETKGEDNIDFMPTILSRFDMIFIVKDEHNEERDVMLAKHVITLHMSALTQTQAVEGELDLATLKKFIAYCRVRCGPRLSAEAAEKLKNRYIIMRSGARQHERDSDRRSSIPITVRQLEAIVRIAEALSKMKLQPFAAEADVEEALRLFQVSTLDAALSGTLSGVEGFTSQEDQEMLSRIEKQLKRRFAIGSQVSEYSIIQDFTKQKYPEHAIHKVLQLMLRRGEIQHRLQRKVLYRLK; from the exons ATGTCGGGCTTCGACGACCCCGGCATATTCTACAGCGACAGCTTCGGGGGGGACACAGCGGCCGATGAGGGGCAGGCCCGCAAATCGCAGCTGCAGAGGCGCTTCAAGGAGTTCCTGCGGCAGTACCGAGTGGGCACCGACCGCACCGGCTTCACCTTCAAATACAG GGATGAACTCAAGCGGCATTATAACCTGGGGGAATACTGGATCGAGGTGGAGATGGAGGACCTGGCCAGCTTTGACGAGGACCTGGCTGACCACTTGTATAAGCAACCAGCGGAGCACCTGCAGCTG cTGGAGGAAGCTGCCAAGGAGGTGGCTGATGAGGTGACCCGGCCGCGGCCCACTGGTGACGAGGCACTGCAGGACATCCAGGTCATGCTCAAGTCAGACGCCAGCCCGTCCATCATTCGTAGCCTGAAG TCTGACATGATGTCACACCTAGTAAAGATCCCTGGCATTATCATCTCGGCCTCTGGGGTCCGCGCCAGGGCCACCCGCATCTCCATCCAGTGCCGCAGCTGCCGCAACACGCTCACCAACATCGCCATGCGCCCTGGCCTGGAGGGCTACGCCCTGCCCAGGAAGTGCAACAC GGATCAGGCCGGGCGCCCCAAGTGCCCCCTGGACCCGTACTTCATCATGCCCGACAAATGCAAGTGTGTGGACTTCCAGACCCTGAAGCTGCAGGAGCTGCCTGACGCGGTGCCTCACGGCGAGATGCCCAGACACATGCAGCTCTACTGCGACCG GTACCTGTGTGACAAGGTTGTTCCTGGAAACAGGGTCACCATCATGGGCATCTACTCTATTAAGAAGTTTGGCCTGACTTCCAGCAGGGGCCGAGACAGGGTGGGCGTGGGCATCCGGAGCTCCTACATCCGGGTCCTGGGCATCCAGGTGGACACAGATGGCTCCG gccGCAGCTTTGCCACGGCTGTGACCCcgcaggaggaggaagagttcCGGCGCCTGGCCAGTCTCCCCAACATCTACGAGGTCATCTCCAAGAGCATTGCCCCCTCCATCTTTGGGGGCACAGACATGAAGAAGGCCATCGCCTGCCTGCTCTTTGGGGGTTCCCGAAAGAG GCTCCCTGACGGACTCACTCGCCGAGGAGACATCAACCTGCTGATGTTGGGGGACCCAGGGACGGCCAAGTCCCAGCTGCTTAAGTTTGTGGAGAAGTGTTCTCCTATCGGG GTGTACACGTCTGGGAAGGGCAGCAGTGCGGCTGGCCTGACCGCGTCAGTGATGAGGGACCCCTCGTCCCGGAACTTTGTCATGGAGGGTGGAGCCATGGTCCTGGCCGACGGTGGGGTTGTCTGTATCGATGAGTTTGACAAG ATGCGAGAGGACGACCGTGTGGCAATCCATGAGGCCATGGAGCAGCAGACCATCTCTATTGCCAAA GCCGGGATCACCACCACCCTCAACTCCCGCTGCTCCGTTCTGGCTGCTGCCAACTCGGTGTTCGGTCGCTGGGATGAGACGAAGGGCGAGGACAACATTGACTTCATGCCCACCATCTTGTCCCGTTTTGACATGATCTTCATCGTCAAGGATGAGCACAACGAGGAGAGGGATGTG ATGCTGGCCAAGCACGTCATCACCCTGCACATGAGCGCACTGACACAGACCCAGGCTGTGGAGGGTGAGCTCGACCTGGCCACGCTGAAGAAGTTCATCGCCTATTGCCGAGT GCGGTGTGGCCCCCGGCTCTCAGCAGAGGCAGCGGAAAAGCTGAAGAACCGGTACATCATCATGCGGAGCGGGGCCCGTCAGCACGAGAGAGACAGTGACCGACGCTCCAGCATCCCCATCACTGTGCG GCAGCTGGAAGCCATCGTGCGCATCGCCGAGGCCCTCAGCAAGATGAAGCTGCAGCCTTTCGCCGCGGAGGCGGACGTGGAGGAGGCCCTGCGGCTCTTCCAAGTGTCCACACTGGATGCTGCCTTGTCCGGCACCCTGTCAG GGGTGGAGGGCTTCACCAGCCAGGAGGACCAGGAGATGCTGAGCCGCATAGAGAAGCAGCTCAAGCGCCGCTTTGCCATTGGCTCGCAGGTGTCGGAGTACAGCATCATCCAGGACTTCACCAAGCAG AAATACCCGGAGCACGCCATCCACAAGGTGCTGCAGCTTATGCTGCGGCGGGGTGAGATCCAGCATCGCCTGCAGCGCAAGGTTCTCTACCGCCTCAAATGA